From one Mycobacterium colombiense CECT 3035 genomic stretch:
- a CDS encoding tyrosine-type recombinase/integrase → MAKLTVEDAEKRLVLDWTQPLRHATLYKAVYRPAVLRANRLTPSVKLSPAQSFHSLRHTYASLCLAAGIRPIDIAELMGHRDVKTTLTVYAHLINTDDHTGNMAALGTLAAPSPAYIGNVVALRS, encoded by the coding sequence TTGGCCAAACTCACCGTGGAGGACGCCGAGAAGCGGTTGGTGCTGGACTGGACACAGCCGCTACGCCACGCGACGTTGTACAAAGCCGTCTACCGCCCGGCTGTGCTGCGCGCCAACAGGCTCACTCCGAGCGTGAAGCTGTCACCGGCGCAGTCGTTCCATTCGCTGCGGCACACGTATGCGAGCTTGTGCCTGGCGGCGGGCATTCGGCCCATCGACATCGCGGAACTGATGGGGCACCGGGACGTGAAGACCACGCTCACCGTCTACGCGCACCTGATCAACACCGACGACCACACCGGCAACATGGCCGCGCTCGGCACCCTGGCGGCGCCAAGTCCTGCGTATATCGGAAATGTTGTGGCCCTACGCAGCTGA
- a CDS encoding TIR domain-containing protein has product MPQDNAEAPVNAGATKAKSADSQGKRTRARSLPQTDVPSVTLQQALRVPRAISDAYAKQPATPLQLATAIDMSPSSGPYRTLTAASAAYGLTDGGAWAEKIGLTPLGRRAVAPTQEGDDAAALAEAVLKPRVMGAFLRRYDQNKLPKEMIGRNVLEEMGVPAEQTQRAFNAIVESGRAVGFIYEHRGGEYVDLNRVSMPGAASEPDEAIEERGGDGGGGGDTALADIVDITGAGAITDRTPTPPPVKVEEVVNNRVFVTHGKNRAVVEQLKELLTYGGFVPVVSVEKETLAKSIPDKVLDDMRSCSAGIVHVGSEMVLKDDDGNEHKLLNSNVLIEIGAALALYGKRLILLVEEGTELPSNLQGLYQARYAGGELTHSATMKLLKTFNEFKSAPPA; this is encoded by the coding sequence ATGCCACAGGACAATGCTGAGGCTCCGGTGAACGCCGGGGCCACCAAAGCGAAATCCGCTGATTCCCAAGGGAAACGAACGCGGGCGCGATCGTTGCCGCAGACGGACGTTCCGTCCGTCACGCTGCAGCAGGCGCTGAGGGTCCCCCGAGCGATAAGCGACGCGTACGCGAAGCAGCCGGCCACGCCTCTGCAATTGGCGACAGCGATCGATATGTCCCCTAGCTCTGGGCCTTACCGAACGCTGACCGCAGCGTCGGCAGCCTACGGGCTCACTGATGGCGGGGCCTGGGCTGAAAAGATCGGCCTGACGCCCCTAGGCCGACGTGCTGTGGCGCCGACTCAAGAGGGCGATGATGCCGCCGCGCTCGCTGAGGCGGTGCTTAAACCGAGGGTCATGGGCGCATTTTTGCGACGGTACGACCAGAACAAGCTTCCGAAAGAGATGATCGGACGGAATGTTCTGGAAGAGATGGGTGTCCCGGCGGAGCAGACCCAACGAGCGTTCAACGCGATTGTTGAAAGTGGGCGCGCCGTTGGCTTTATCTACGAACACCGGGGCGGCGAGTATGTCGACCTCAACCGCGTTTCCATGCCCGGCGCCGCGTCCGAACCCGATGAGGCCATCGAGGAAAGGGGCGGTGATGGGGGAGGCGGGGGCGATACCGCCCTGGCCGACATCGTCGATATCACCGGTGCCGGTGCGATCACGGATCGCACTCCGACGCCGCCCCCGGTCAAGGTCGAAGAAGTTGTCAACAACCGGGTGTTCGTTACGCACGGTAAGAACCGGGCGGTCGTCGAGCAGCTCAAGGAACTACTGACTTACGGCGGCTTTGTGCCTGTGGTTTCGGTAGAGAAGGAGACCTTGGCGAAGTCGATCCCGGACAAGGTTTTGGACGACATGCGCTCCTGCAGCGCTGGGATCGTGCATGTGGGGTCCGAGATGGTGCTGAAGGACGACGACGGAAACGAACACAAGCTGCTCAACAGCAATGTGCTTATCGAGATTGGTGCGGCGTTGGCGTTGTATGGCAAGCGCCTGATCTTGCTGGTAGAGGAGGGGACGGAACTGCCCTCGAACCTTCAGGGATTGTACCAGGCGCGTTATGCGGGCGGGGAACTGACGCATTCCGCGACGATGAAGCTTCTGAAGACGTTCAACGAATTCAAGTCCGCGCCGCCCGCGTGA